The Colletotrichum higginsianum IMI 349063 chromosome 2, whole genome shotgun sequence genome has a segment encoding these proteins:
- a CDS encoding Acetoacetate-CoA ligase: MTVTSITRNELWRHPDPTSTPMWAFLLRVNSKYGLELADYPGLYKWSIENVAEFWEEVWHFVGITASKPFDKVLPLNAPMYPRPDFFEGARLNFAENLLFPANVAVDPTAVATITTTELGPSVSTTWAELRDAVRRCSAGLRARGVRPNDIVAGFVSNHVQAVVAALAAASVGAIWTGISPDNGVSAVLDRLAQIGPKVLFADNGTVYNGKEWSSTDKTEDIVRALMQNGLELVVVINNVGCDLGIDGLTATNVVAEEYESFLQSSPDEPLKFEQLPPSHPLYILYSSGTTGLPKAIVHTALGTLIQHKKEHALHGSLTSSSRMLYYTTTSWMMWHWSVSALAVGATIVLYSGSPFKPHGHLSLPRLLSSLRITHFGTSAAYLTALEANAVYPVNEPGIDLSPLEAIYSTASPLPPSTFSFVYKAFPSKVNLASITGGTDIISLFGAPCPLLPVRVGEIQCAGLGMAIRAVDSLSGEPLPDPSHPGDLICTAPFPCQPLTFFGTGGDAKYKAAYFERFADVCGVKGAVWHHGDFVKIPNPATGSLLMLGRSDGVLKPAGVRFGSAEIYNILTRFFAAEIEDAVCVGRRRATDADETVCLFVVPAAGRHFDDELRAKIKSVIRRELSPRHVPGVVEEARGGIPKTGNGKKIEVAVKQILSGMDVKTNASVANPEALEWFRAWATTH, encoded by the exons ATGACTGTCACCAGTATCACGCGAAACGAGCTCTGGCGGCACCCGGACCCCACCTCGACTCCCATGTGGGCATTCCTCCTCCGTGTGAATTCCAAGTATGGCCTCGAACTGGCAGACTACCCTGGCCTGTACAAGTGGTCCATTGAGAACGTGGCAGAGTTCTGGGAGGAAGTGTGGCATTTTGTGGGCATCACCGCCTCCAAGCCGTTCGACAAG GTCCTGCCGCTCAATGCACCCATGTACCCGCGTCCAGACTTCTTCGAGGGCGCCCGTCTCAACTTCGCCGAAAACCTGCTTTTCCCGgccaacgtcgccgtcgaccccaCAGCCGTCGCGACCATCACCACTACCGAACTCGGCCCCTCCGTCTCCACAACATGGGCCGAGCTCCGAGATGCCGTCCGCCGCTGCTCTGCCGGTCTCCGTGCCCGCGGTGTCCGGCCCAATGATATCGTGGCCGGCTTCGTCTCCAATCATGTGCAAGCCGTCGTTGCCGCTCTCGCCGCTGCTTCCGTTGGTGCCATCTGGACCGGCATCAGCCCCGACAACGGTGTCAGCGCCGTGCTCGACCGTCTGGCCCAGATTGGGCCCAAGGTCCTCTTCGCCGACAATGGTACCGTGTACAACGGCAAAGAGTGGAGCAGTACCGACAAGACCGAAGATATTGTCAGGGCTCTGATGCAGAACGGCCTGGAGCTTGTTGTTGTCATCAACAACGTCGGTTGTGATCTTGGCATCGACGGCTTGACGGCCACGAATGTTGTCGCCGAGGAATATGAGTCCTTCCTGCAGAG CTCTCCTGATGAGCCGCTCAAGTTCGAGCAGCTCCCCCCCTCGCATCCACTCTACATTCTCTACTCCAGCGGCACAACAGGCCTGCCCAAGGCAATCGTGCACACGGCCTTGGGCACCCTCATCCAGCACAAGAAGGAGCATGCCCTGCACGGCTCCCTCACTTCGTCCTCGCGCATGCTCTACTATACGACCACCTCCTGGATGATGTGGCACTGGTCCGTATCGGCcctcgccgttggcgccaCCATTGTCCTCTACTCGGGCTCCCCTTTCAAGCCCCACGGtcacctctctctcccgcGGCTCCTCTCCAGTCTCCGCATAACCCACTTCGGCACCTCCGCCGCCTACCTCACCGCTCTCGAGGCAAACGCCGTCTACCCCGTCAACGAGCCCGGCATCGATCTTTCGCCCCTCGAGGCGATCTATTCTACCGCCAGTCCCCTTCCGCCCTCTACCTTCTCCTTCGTCTACAAGGCCTTCCCGTCCAAGGTGAACCTTGCTTCCATCACTGGCGGTACCGATATCATCTCCCTTTTCGGCGCCCCGTGCCCCCTCCTGCCCGTTCGCGTCGGCGAGATCCAGTGCGCGGGCCTTGGCATggccatccgcgccgtcgactCCCTCTCGGGCGAACCCCTCCCCGACCCATCCCATCCGGGTGACCTCATCTGCACGGCCCCATTCCCCTGCCAGCCCTTGACCTTCTTCGGCACCGGAGGCGACGCGAAATACAAGGCGGCCTACTTTGAGCGCTTCGCTGACGTCTGCGGCGTCAAAGGCGCCGTCTGGCACCACGGCGACTTTGTGAAGATCCCGAACCCAGCCACCGGGTCGCTCCTCATGCTCGGCCGCTCCGATGGCGTTCTCAAGCCCGCGGGCGTGCGTTTCGGCAGCGCCGAGATCTACAACATCCTCACGCGCTTCTTcgcggccgagatcgaggacgccgtctGCGTCGGCCGGAGACgcgccaccgacgccgacgagacTGTGTGCCTCTTCGTCgtgcccgccgccggacgccacttcgacgacgagctgcggGCCAAGATCAAGAGCGTCATCCGGAGGGAGCTGAGCCCTAGACACGTCCCTggtgtcgtcgaggaggcccgcggcggcatccCGAAGACTGGCAACGGCAAAAA GATCGAGGTAGCGGTTAAGCAGATCCTCTCGGGCATGGACGTCAAGACAAACGCGAGCGTCGCTAACCCCGAGGCCCTGGAGTGGTTTCGCGCGTGGGCCACGACGCACTAA